The Apis mellifera strain DH4 linkage group LG8, Amel_HAv3.1, whole genome shotgun sequence genome contains a region encoding:
- the LOC412398 gene encoding macoilin-1 isoform X5, with product MKRRNVECGKLRRPLKRNKLTEGIYGSTLLYLKFLLLWAMVILADFILEFRFEFLWPFWLLLRSVYDSFKYQGLAFSVFFICIALTSDMICFFFIPVHWLFFAASTYVWVQYVWHTDKGVCLPTVMLWLLFLYIEAAVRLRDLRHMPFHLDLCRPFAAHCIGYPVVTLGFGFKSYIGYRMRQRKQKDVAKENEFYLQLLQQALPLEQQTSTTIQPIQVPSQSHISTLEQHVKSQNNKLNSQCNPSPEKSRGNSSNSVETGIQNGSLHIDKGEKQEEQHNKHNVTNLSQSDKNDKKFIHTNGNTINHNDIQFIERVGSVNDFDTNEIERDKFIKSGNCGHTTLKSQTNGSVTGKWNNIKENRESSSTINNQRERKTRQLKVTVDNITEQQKQQDEYCQRLLMCRRLEADIKRLKSDLQSSRQLEQELRSQISSLQSGERQAKGDIQQLQHDNDQLQSKLHGLVTARQLDKQTMSSLEKRIAEERKQRTACEASLVSERRARRAAEEARIPPPPPPLVRQECTDTCKSRRTQMEQDLKNLRRELKTKEDRCNTLEKDISRCKENHKESEILLGALNALQDKTAHLEDSLSAETRIKLDLFSALGEAKRQLEIRESLIRSQEKEIEILKAKIAQDLAVMPQDTFGPAPTCTTSKLRLNNEVRVTGTKIRSNESPCPGCTVSNLDPNATAYTPKNSLIASTEA from the exons ATGAAGAGAAGAAATGTCGAGTGCGGTAAGCTTCGGAGGCCCTTGAAACGCAACAAGCTCACCGAGGGAATCTACGGAAG tacattactttatttaaaatttcttctactATGGGCCATGGTAATTTTGGCAGACTTCATTTTAGAAtttcgatttgaatttttatggcCATTTTGGTTACTACTCAGAAGTGTTTacgattcttttaaatatcaagGCTTG gcCTTctctgtattttttatttgtattgctCTTACATCAGATatgatttgtttctttttcatacCAGTACATTGGTTATTTTTTGCTGCTAGCACTTATGTTTGGGTACAATATGTTTGGCATAcag ATAAAGGTGTGTGCCTACCAACTGTGATGTTATGGTtactatttctatatatagaaGCAGCAGTTCGATTAAGAGATTTACGACATATGCCCTTTCATTTGGATCTCTGTCGACCATTTGCAGCACattg cattGGTTATCCTGTAGTTACATTAGGTTTTGGCTTTAAGAGCTACATCGGCTACAGAATGAGAcag aggaAGCAAAAAGATGTAGCAAAGGAAAATGAATTCTATTTACAACTATTGCAGCAAGCACTGCCTTTAGAGCAACAAACCTCTACTACAATACAACCAATACAAGTTCCATCACAATCTCATATTTCTACATTAGAACAACATGTTAaatcacaaaataataaattaaattcacaatGTAATCCAAGTCCTGAAAAAAGTAGAG gaaaCAGTAGTAATTCCGTAGAAACAGGTATACAAAATGGCAGTTTGCATATAG ATAAAGGTGAGAAACAAGAAGAACAACACAATAAGCATAATGTAACAAATTTATCACAAtctgataaaaatgataaaaaatttatacatacaaatGGAAATACTATTAATCATAatgatatacaatttattgaaaGAGTTGG ATCTGTCAatgattttgatacaaatgaaatagaaagagataaatttattaaaagcggAAATTGTGGTCATACTACATTAAAATCACAGACTAATGGTTCTGTAACaggaaaatggaataatataaaagaaaatcgagaatCATCTTCGACTATTAATAATCAACGTGAGCGAAAAACTCGTCAACTTAAAGTCACAGTTGATAATATAACTGAACAGCAAAAACAACAAGATGAATATTGCCAaag gTTACTGATGTGTCGCAGGCTTGAAGCTGACATAAAACGTTTGAAATCAGATCTGCAATCCAGTCGACAACTGGAACAAGAACTTCGTTCTCAAATAAGTTCCTTACAAAGTGGAGAACGCCAAGCTAAGGGTGATATACAACAACTTCAGCATGATAATGATCAATTACAAAGCAA GTTACATGGATTAGTAACAGCTCGTCAATTAGATAAACAAACAATGTCGTCGTTGGAAAAACGAATTgctgaagaaagaaaacaacgTACTGCTTGCGAAGCATCTTTGGTTTCTGAGAGGCGAGCACGACGAGCTGCAGAAGAAGCACGAATTCCGCCTCCGCCACCGCCACTTGTTAGACAAGAATGTACAGATACTTGTAAAAGTCGCAGAACACAAATGGAACAAGATCTCAAAAATTTACGACGAGAGCTTAAAACGAAAGAAGATag atGCAATAcattagaaaaagatatatcgcGTTGTAAGGAAAATCACAAAGAATCTGAAATTTTACTTGGTGCATTAAATGCGCTACAAGATAAAACTGCGCATTTAGAAGATAGTTTAAGTGCAGAAACACGTATAaaacttgatttattttctGCACTTGGTGAAGCCAAACGACAATTAGAAATCAGAGaaa GTTTAATTAGATCtcaagaaaaggaaattgaaatattaaaagcaaaaatagCCCAAGATTTAGCTGTGATGCCACAAGATACATTTGGACCTGCGCCAACATGCACGACATCTAAGCttcgattaaataatgaagTACGAGTTACAGGTACAAAAATACGTTCAAATGAAAGTCCCTGTCCAGGGTGTACAGTGTCAAATTTGGATCCAAATGCGACAGCGTATACACCTAAAAATTCCCTAATAGCATCTACCGAAGcttga
- the LOC412398 gene encoding macoilin-1 isoform X4: MKRRNVECGKLRRPLKRNKLTEGIYGSTLLYLKFLLLWAMVILADFILEFRFEFLWPFWLLLRSVYDSFKYQGLAFSVFFICIALTSDMICFFFIPVHWLFFAASTYVWVQYVWHTDKGVCLPTVMLWLLFLYIEAAVRLRDLRHMPFHLDLCRPFAAHCIGYPVVTLGFGFKSYIGYRMRQRKQKDVAKENEFYLQLLQQALPLEQQTSTTIQPIQVPSQSHISTLEQHVKSQNNKLNSQCNPSPEKSRGRNSSNSVETGIQNGSLHIDKGEKQEEQHNKHNVTNLSQSDKNDKKFIHTNGNTINHNDIQFIERVGSVNDFDTNEIERDKFIKSGNCGHTTLKSQTNGSVTGKWNNIKENRESSSTINNQRERKTRQLKVTVDNITEQQKQQDEYCQRLLMCRRLEADIKRLKSDLQSSRQLEQELRSQISSLQSGERQAKGDIQQLQHDNDQLQSKLHGLVTARQLDKQTMSSLEKRIAEERKQRTACEASLVSERRARRAAEEARIPPPPPPLVRQECTDTCKSRRTQMEQDLKNLRRELKTKEDRCNTLEKDISRCKENHKESEILLGALNALQDKTAHLEDSLSAETRIKLDLFSALGEAKRQLEIRESLIRSQEKEIEILKAKIAQDLAVMPQDTFGPAPTCTTSKLRLNNEVRVTGTKIRSNESPCPGCTVSNLDPNATAYTPKNSLIASTEA; this comes from the exons ATGAAGAGAAGAAATGTCGAGTGCGGTAAGCTTCGGAGGCCCTTGAAACGCAACAAGCTCACCGAGGGAATCTACGGAAG tacattactttatttaaaatttcttctactATGGGCCATGGTAATTTTGGCAGACTTCATTTTAGAAtttcgatttgaatttttatggcCATTTTGGTTACTACTCAGAAGTGTTTacgattcttttaaatatcaagGCTTG gcCTTctctgtattttttatttgtattgctCTTACATCAGATatgatttgtttctttttcatacCAGTACATTGGTTATTTTTTGCTGCTAGCACTTATGTTTGGGTACAATATGTTTGGCATAcag ATAAAGGTGTGTGCCTACCAACTGTGATGTTATGGTtactatttctatatatagaaGCAGCAGTTCGATTAAGAGATTTACGACATATGCCCTTTCATTTGGATCTCTGTCGACCATTTGCAGCACattg cattGGTTATCCTGTAGTTACATTAGGTTTTGGCTTTAAGAGCTACATCGGCTACAGAATGAGAcag aggaAGCAAAAAGATGTAGCAAAGGAAAATGAATTCTATTTACAACTATTGCAGCAAGCACTGCCTTTAGAGCAACAAACCTCTACTACAATACAACCAATACAAGTTCCATCACAATCTCATATTTCTACATTAGAACAACATGTTAaatcacaaaataataaattaaattcacaatGTAATCCAAGTCCTGAAAAAAGTAGAGGta gaaaCAGTAGTAATTCCGTAGAAACAGGTATACAAAATGGCAGTTTGCATATAG ATAAAGGTGAGAAACAAGAAGAACAACACAATAAGCATAATGTAACAAATTTATCACAAtctgataaaaatgataaaaaatttatacatacaaatGGAAATACTATTAATCATAatgatatacaatttattgaaaGAGTTGG ATCTGTCAatgattttgatacaaatgaaatagaaagagataaatttattaaaagcggAAATTGTGGTCATACTACATTAAAATCACAGACTAATGGTTCTGTAACaggaaaatggaataatataaaagaaaatcgagaatCATCTTCGACTATTAATAATCAACGTGAGCGAAAAACTCGTCAACTTAAAGTCACAGTTGATAATATAACTGAACAGCAAAAACAACAAGATGAATATTGCCAaag gTTACTGATGTGTCGCAGGCTTGAAGCTGACATAAAACGTTTGAAATCAGATCTGCAATCCAGTCGACAACTGGAACAAGAACTTCGTTCTCAAATAAGTTCCTTACAAAGTGGAGAACGCCAAGCTAAGGGTGATATACAACAACTTCAGCATGATAATGATCAATTACAAAGCAA GTTACATGGATTAGTAACAGCTCGTCAATTAGATAAACAAACAATGTCGTCGTTGGAAAAACGAATTgctgaagaaagaaaacaacgTACTGCTTGCGAAGCATCTTTGGTTTCTGAGAGGCGAGCACGACGAGCTGCAGAAGAAGCACGAATTCCGCCTCCGCCACCGCCACTTGTTAGACAAGAATGTACAGATACTTGTAAAAGTCGCAGAACACAAATGGAACAAGATCTCAAAAATTTACGACGAGAGCTTAAAACGAAAGAAGATag atGCAATAcattagaaaaagatatatcgcGTTGTAAGGAAAATCACAAAGAATCTGAAATTTTACTTGGTGCATTAAATGCGCTACAAGATAAAACTGCGCATTTAGAAGATAGTTTAAGTGCAGAAACACGTATAaaacttgatttattttctGCACTTGGTGAAGCCAAACGACAATTAGAAATCAGAGaaa GTTTAATTAGATCtcaagaaaaggaaattgaaatattaaaagcaaaaatagCCCAAGATTTAGCTGTGATGCCACAAGATACATTTGGACCTGCGCCAACATGCACGACATCTAAGCttcgattaaataatgaagTACGAGTTACAGGTACAAAAATACGTTCAAATGAAAGTCCCTGTCCAGGGTGTACAGTGTCAAATTTGGATCCAAATGCGACAGCGTATACACCTAAAAATTCCCTAATAGCATCTACCGAAGcttga
- the LOC412398 gene encoding macoilin isoform X2: MKRRNVECGKLRRPLKRNKLTEGIYGSTLLYLKFLLLWAMVILADFILEFRFEFLWPFWLLLRSVYDSFKYQGLAFSVFFICIALTSDMICFFFIPVHWLFFAASTYVWVQYVWHTDKGVCLPTVMLWLLFLYIEAAVRLRDLRHMPFHLDLCRPFAAHCIGYPVVTLGFGFKSYIGYRMRQRKQKDVAKENEFYLQLLQQALPLEQQTSTTIQPIQVPSQSHISTLEQHVKSQNNKLNSQCNPSPEKSRGNSSNSVETGIQNGSLHIGTQITSTNQNVTTKNNHRKSLDKGEKQEEQHNKHNVTNLSQSDKNDKKFIHTNGNTINHNDIQFIERVGSVNDFDTNEIERDKFIKSGNCGHTTLKSQTNGSVTGKWNNIKENRESSSTINNQRERKTRQLKVTVDNITEQQKQQDEYCQRLLMCRRLEADIKRLKSDLQSSRQLEQELRSQISSLQSGERQAKGDIQQLQHDNDQLQSKLHGLVTARQLDKQTMSSLEKRIAEERKQRTACEASLVSERRARRAAEEARIPPPPPPLVRQECTDTCKSRRTQMEQDLKNLRRELKTKEDRCNTLEKDISRCKENHKESEILLGALNALQDKTAHLEDSLSAETRIKLDLFSALGEAKRQLEIRESLIRSQEKEIEILKAKIAQDLAVMPQDTFGPAPTCTTSKLRLNNEVRVTGTKIRSNESPCPGCTVSNLDPNATAYTPKNSLIASTEA; the protein is encoded by the exons ATGAAGAGAAGAAATGTCGAGTGCGGTAAGCTTCGGAGGCCCTTGAAACGCAACAAGCTCACCGAGGGAATCTACGGAAG tacattactttatttaaaatttcttctactATGGGCCATGGTAATTTTGGCAGACTTCATTTTAGAAtttcgatttgaatttttatggcCATTTTGGTTACTACTCAGAAGTGTTTacgattcttttaaatatcaagGCTTG gcCTTctctgtattttttatttgtattgctCTTACATCAGATatgatttgtttctttttcatacCAGTACATTGGTTATTTTTTGCTGCTAGCACTTATGTTTGGGTACAATATGTTTGGCATAcag ATAAAGGTGTGTGCCTACCAACTGTGATGTTATGGTtactatttctatatatagaaGCAGCAGTTCGATTAAGAGATTTACGACATATGCCCTTTCATTTGGATCTCTGTCGACCATTTGCAGCACattg cattGGTTATCCTGTAGTTACATTAGGTTTTGGCTTTAAGAGCTACATCGGCTACAGAATGAGAcag aggaAGCAAAAAGATGTAGCAAAGGAAAATGAATTCTATTTACAACTATTGCAGCAAGCACTGCCTTTAGAGCAACAAACCTCTACTACAATACAACCAATACAAGTTCCATCACAATCTCATATTTCTACATTAGAACAACATGTTAaatcacaaaataataaattaaattcacaatGTAATCCAAGTCCTGAAAAAAGTAGAG gaaaCAGTAGTAATTCCGTAGAAACAGGTATACAAAATGGCAGTTTGCATATAGGTACACAAATTACATCAACAAATCAAAATGtaacaacaaaaaataatcacaGAAAATCCTTAGATAAAGGTGAGAAACAAGAAGAACAACACAATAAGCATAATGTAACAAATTTATCACAAtctgataaaaatgataaaaaatttatacatacaaatGGAAATACTATTAATCATAatgatatacaatttattgaaaGAGTTGG ATCTGTCAatgattttgatacaaatgaaatagaaagagataaatttattaaaagcggAAATTGTGGTCATACTACATTAAAATCACAGACTAATGGTTCTGTAACaggaaaatggaataatataaaagaaaatcgagaatCATCTTCGACTATTAATAATCAACGTGAGCGAAAAACTCGTCAACTTAAAGTCACAGTTGATAATATAACTGAACAGCAAAAACAACAAGATGAATATTGCCAaag gTTACTGATGTGTCGCAGGCTTGAAGCTGACATAAAACGTTTGAAATCAGATCTGCAATCCAGTCGACAACTGGAACAAGAACTTCGTTCTCAAATAAGTTCCTTACAAAGTGGAGAACGCCAAGCTAAGGGTGATATACAACAACTTCAGCATGATAATGATCAATTACAAAGCAA GTTACATGGATTAGTAACAGCTCGTCAATTAGATAAACAAACAATGTCGTCGTTGGAAAAACGAATTgctgaagaaagaaaacaacgTACTGCTTGCGAAGCATCTTTGGTTTCTGAGAGGCGAGCACGACGAGCTGCAGAAGAAGCACGAATTCCGCCTCCGCCACCGCCACTTGTTAGACAAGAATGTACAGATACTTGTAAAAGTCGCAGAACACAAATGGAACAAGATCTCAAAAATTTACGACGAGAGCTTAAAACGAAAGAAGATag atGCAATAcattagaaaaagatatatcgcGTTGTAAGGAAAATCACAAAGAATCTGAAATTTTACTTGGTGCATTAAATGCGCTACAAGATAAAACTGCGCATTTAGAAGATAGTTTAAGTGCAGAAACACGTATAaaacttgatttattttctGCACTTGGTGAAGCCAAACGACAATTAGAAATCAGAGaaa GTTTAATTAGATCtcaagaaaaggaaattgaaatattaaaagcaaaaatagCCCAAGATTTAGCTGTGATGCCACAAGATACATTTGGACCTGCGCCAACATGCACGACATCTAAGCttcgattaaataatgaagTACGAGTTACAGGTACAAAAATACGTTCAAATGAAAGTCCCTGTCCAGGGTGTACAGTGTCAAATTTGGATCCAAATGCGACAGCGTATACACCTAAAAATTCCCTAATAGCATCTACCGAAGcttga
- the LOC412398 gene encoding macoilin-2 isoform X3, with product MKRRNVECGKLRRPLKRNKLTEGIYGSTLLYLKFLLLWAMVILADFILEFRFEFLWPFWLLLRSVYDSFKYQGLAFSVFFICIALTSDMICFFFIPVHWLFFAASTYVWVQYVWHTDKGVCLPTVMLWLLFLYIEAAVRLRDLRHMPFHLDLCRPFAAHCIGYPVVTLGFGFKSYIGYRMRQRKQKDVAKENEFYLQLLQQALPLEQQTSTTIQPIQVPSQSHISTLEQHVKSQNNKLNSQCNPSPEKSRGRNSSNSVETGIQNGSLHIGTQITSTNQNVTTKNNHRKSLDKGEKQEEQHNKHNVTNLSQSDKNDKKFIHTNGNTINHNDIQFIERVGSVNDFDTNEIERDKFIKSGNCGHTTLKSQTNGSVTGKWNNIKENRESSSTINNQRERKTRQLKVTVDNITEQQKQQDEYCQRLEADIKRLKSDLQSSRQLEQELRSQISSLQSGERQAKGDIQQLQHDNDQLQSKLHGLVTARQLDKQTMSSLEKRIAEERKQRTACEASLVSERRARRAAEEARIPPPPPPLVRQECTDTCKSRRTQMEQDLKNLRRELKTKEDRCNTLEKDISRCKENHKESEILLGALNALQDKTAHLEDSLSAETRIKLDLFSALGEAKRQLEIRESLIRSQEKEIEILKAKIAQDLAVMPQDTFGPAPTCTTSKLRLNNEVRVTGTKIRSNESPCPGCTVSNLDPNATAYTPKNSLIASTEA from the exons ATGAAGAGAAGAAATGTCGAGTGCGGTAAGCTTCGGAGGCCCTTGAAACGCAACAAGCTCACCGAGGGAATCTACGGAAG tacattactttatttaaaatttcttctactATGGGCCATGGTAATTTTGGCAGACTTCATTTTAGAAtttcgatttgaatttttatggcCATTTTGGTTACTACTCAGAAGTGTTTacgattcttttaaatatcaagGCTTG gcCTTctctgtattttttatttgtattgctCTTACATCAGATatgatttgtttctttttcatacCAGTACATTGGTTATTTTTTGCTGCTAGCACTTATGTTTGGGTACAATATGTTTGGCATAcag ATAAAGGTGTGTGCCTACCAACTGTGATGTTATGGTtactatttctatatatagaaGCAGCAGTTCGATTAAGAGATTTACGACATATGCCCTTTCATTTGGATCTCTGTCGACCATTTGCAGCACattg cattGGTTATCCTGTAGTTACATTAGGTTTTGGCTTTAAGAGCTACATCGGCTACAGAATGAGAcag aggaAGCAAAAAGATGTAGCAAAGGAAAATGAATTCTATTTACAACTATTGCAGCAAGCACTGCCTTTAGAGCAACAAACCTCTACTACAATACAACCAATACAAGTTCCATCACAATCTCATATTTCTACATTAGAACAACATGTTAaatcacaaaataataaattaaattcacaatGTAATCCAAGTCCTGAAAAAAGTAGAGGta gaaaCAGTAGTAATTCCGTAGAAACAGGTATACAAAATGGCAGTTTGCATATAGGTACACAAATTACATCAACAAATCAAAATGtaacaacaaaaaataatcacaGAAAATCCTTAGATAAAGGTGAGAAACAAGAAGAACAACACAATAAGCATAATGTAACAAATTTATCACAAtctgataaaaatgataaaaaatttatacatacaaatGGAAATACTATTAATCATAatgatatacaatttattgaaaGAGTTGG ATCTGTCAatgattttgatacaaatgaaatagaaagagataaatttattaaaagcggAAATTGTGGTCATACTACATTAAAATCACAGACTAATGGTTCTGTAACaggaaaatggaataatataaaagaaaatcgagaatCATCTTCGACTATTAATAATCAACGTGAGCGAAAAACTCGTCAACTTAAAGTCACAGTTGATAATATAACTGAACAGCAAAAACAACAAGATGAATATTGCCAaag GCTTGAAGCTGACATAAAACGTTTGAAATCAGATCTGCAATCCAGTCGACAACTGGAACAAGAACTTCGTTCTCAAATAAGTTCCTTACAAAGTGGAGAACGCCAAGCTAAGGGTGATATACAACAACTTCAGCATGATAATGATCAATTACAAAGCAA GTTACATGGATTAGTAACAGCTCGTCAATTAGATAAACAAACAATGTCGTCGTTGGAAAAACGAATTgctgaagaaagaaaacaacgTACTGCTTGCGAAGCATCTTTGGTTTCTGAGAGGCGAGCACGACGAGCTGCAGAAGAAGCACGAATTCCGCCTCCGCCACCGCCACTTGTTAGACAAGAATGTACAGATACTTGTAAAAGTCGCAGAACACAAATGGAACAAGATCTCAAAAATTTACGACGAGAGCTTAAAACGAAAGAAGATag atGCAATAcattagaaaaagatatatcgcGTTGTAAGGAAAATCACAAAGAATCTGAAATTTTACTTGGTGCATTAAATGCGCTACAAGATAAAACTGCGCATTTAGAAGATAGTTTAAGTGCAGAAACACGTATAaaacttgatttattttctGCACTTGGTGAAGCCAAACGACAATTAGAAATCAGAGaaa GTTTAATTAGATCtcaagaaaaggaaattgaaatattaaaagcaaaaatagCCCAAGATTTAGCTGTGATGCCACAAGATACATTTGGACCTGCGCCAACATGCACGACATCTAAGCttcgattaaataatgaagTACGAGTTACAGGTACAAAAATACGTTCAAATGAAAGTCCCTGTCCAGGGTGTACAGTGTCAAATTTGGATCCAAATGCGACAGCGTATACACCTAAAAATTCCCTAATAGCATCTACCGAAGcttga
- the LOC412398 gene encoding macoilin isoform X1, translated as MKRRNVECGKLRRPLKRNKLTEGIYGSTLLYLKFLLLWAMVILADFILEFRFEFLWPFWLLLRSVYDSFKYQGLAFSVFFICIALTSDMICFFFIPVHWLFFAASTYVWVQYVWHTDKGVCLPTVMLWLLFLYIEAAVRLRDLRHMPFHLDLCRPFAAHCIGYPVVTLGFGFKSYIGYRMRQRKQKDVAKENEFYLQLLQQALPLEQQTSTTIQPIQVPSQSHISTLEQHVKSQNNKLNSQCNPSPEKSRGRNSSNSVETGIQNGSLHIGTQITSTNQNVTTKNNHRKSLDKGEKQEEQHNKHNVTNLSQSDKNDKKFIHTNGNTINHNDIQFIERVGSVNDFDTNEIERDKFIKSGNCGHTTLKSQTNGSVTGKWNNIKENRESSSTINNQRERKTRQLKVTVDNITEQQKQQDEYCQRLLMCRRLEADIKRLKSDLQSSRQLEQELRSQISSLQSGERQAKGDIQQLQHDNDQLQSKLHGLVTARQLDKQTMSSLEKRIAEERKQRTACEASLVSERRARRAAEEARIPPPPPPLVRQECTDTCKSRRTQMEQDLKNLRRELKTKEDRCNTLEKDISRCKENHKESEILLGALNALQDKTAHLEDSLSAETRIKLDLFSALGEAKRQLEIRESLIRSQEKEIEILKAKIAQDLAVMPQDTFGPAPTCTTSKLRLNNEVRVTGTKIRSNESPCPGCTVSNLDPNATAYTPKNSLIASTEA; from the exons ATGAAGAGAAGAAATGTCGAGTGCGGTAAGCTTCGGAGGCCCTTGAAACGCAACAAGCTCACCGAGGGAATCTACGGAAG tacattactttatttaaaatttcttctactATGGGCCATGGTAATTTTGGCAGACTTCATTTTAGAAtttcgatttgaatttttatggcCATTTTGGTTACTACTCAGAAGTGTTTacgattcttttaaatatcaagGCTTG gcCTTctctgtattttttatttgtattgctCTTACATCAGATatgatttgtttctttttcatacCAGTACATTGGTTATTTTTTGCTGCTAGCACTTATGTTTGGGTACAATATGTTTGGCATAcag ATAAAGGTGTGTGCCTACCAACTGTGATGTTATGGTtactatttctatatatagaaGCAGCAGTTCGATTAAGAGATTTACGACATATGCCCTTTCATTTGGATCTCTGTCGACCATTTGCAGCACattg cattGGTTATCCTGTAGTTACATTAGGTTTTGGCTTTAAGAGCTACATCGGCTACAGAATGAGAcag aggaAGCAAAAAGATGTAGCAAAGGAAAATGAATTCTATTTACAACTATTGCAGCAAGCACTGCCTTTAGAGCAACAAACCTCTACTACAATACAACCAATACAAGTTCCATCACAATCTCATATTTCTACATTAGAACAACATGTTAaatcacaaaataataaattaaattcacaatGTAATCCAAGTCCTGAAAAAAGTAGAGGta gaaaCAGTAGTAATTCCGTAGAAACAGGTATACAAAATGGCAGTTTGCATATAGGTACACAAATTACATCAACAAATCAAAATGtaacaacaaaaaataatcacaGAAAATCCTTAGATAAAGGTGAGAAACAAGAAGAACAACACAATAAGCATAATGTAACAAATTTATCACAAtctgataaaaatgataaaaaatttatacatacaaatGGAAATACTATTAATCATAatgatatacaatttattgaaaGAGTTGG ATCTGTCAatgattttgatacaaatgaaatagaaagagataaatttattaaaagcggAAATTGTGGTCATACTACATTAAAATCACAGACTAATGGTTCTGTAACaggaaaatggaataatataaaagaaaatcgagaatCATCTTCGACTATTAATAATCAACGTGAGCGAAAAACTCGTCAACTTAAAGTCACAGTTGATAATATAACTGAACAGCAAAAACAACAAGATGAATATTGCCAaag gTTACTGATGTGTCGCAGGCTTGAAGCTGACATAAAACGTTTGAAATCAGATCTGCAATCCAGTCGACAACTGGAACAAGAACTTCGTTCTCAAATAAGTTCCTTACAAAGTGGAGAACGCCAAGCTAAGGGTGATATACAACAACTTCAGCATGATAATGATCAATTACAAAGCAA GTTACATGGATTAGTAACAGCTCGTCAATTAGATAAACAAACAATGTCGTCGTTGGAAAAACGAATTgctgaagaaagaaaacaacgTACTGCTTGCGAAGCATCTTTGGTTTCTGAGAGGCGAGCACGACGAGCTGCAGAAGAAGCACGAATTCCGCCTCCGCCACCGCCACTTGTTAGACAAGAATGTACAGATACTTGTAAAAGTCGCAGAACACAAATGGAACAAGATCTCAAAAATTTACGACGAGAGCTTAAAACGAAAGAAGATag atGCAATAcattagaaaaagatatatcgcGTTGTAAGGAAAATCACAAAGAATCTGAAATTTTACTTGGTGCATTAAATGCGCTACAAGATAAAACTGCGCATTTAGAAGATAGTTTAAGTGCAGAAACACGTATAaaacttgatttattttctGCACTTGGTGAAGCCAAACGACAATTAGAAATCAGAGaaa GTTTAATTAGATCtcaagaaaaggaaattgaaatattaaaagcaaaaatagCCCAAGATTTAGCTGTGATGCCACAAGATACATTTGGACCTGCGCCAACATGCACGACATCTAAGCttcgattaaataatgaagTACGAGTTACAGGTACAAAAATACGTTCAAATGAAAGTCCCTGTCCAGGGTGTACAGTGTCAAATTTGGATCCAAATGCGACAGCGTATACACCTAAAAATTCCCTAATAGCATCTACCGAAGcttga